In Triticum urartu cultivar G1812 chromosome 6, Tu2.1, whole genome shotgun sequence, the following proteins share a genomic window:
- the LOC125513517 gene encoding uncharacterized protein LOC125513517 produces the protein MASTSCSSPLTSTAALSASQPAPPSSKRFLPFPSRPPRPGTRLRAGSLREWSEFEDAVESKDLSRALRFLQSVEPASYPEAARNAATQVALPLSPGRDWEVLDTCIDADDMRLVGRAYQFLSDRGVLANFGKCKNIVLEGPREVTPTILKEMTGLEAAKLAPKKWGLSGNSRYVLATFFGGASFLLTQGVDVRPNLAAILALATGDALFLGGTCAAQISCFWPPYKRRVLVHEAGHLLTAYLMGCPIRGVILDPFVALRMGIQGQAGTQFWDAKMEKELGEGHLSSTAFDRYCMILFAGIAAEALVYGEAEGGENDENLFRSLCVLLDPPLSVAQMANRARWSVMQSYNLLKWHKKAHRAAVKALESGHGLSIVIRRIEEAIASDR, from the exons ATGGCGTCCACCTCTTGCTCCTCGCCGCTCACCTCCACCGCGGCCCTCTCCGCCTCCCAGCCGGCTCCCCCCTCCTCTAAGCGCTTCCTCCCCTTCCCGTCCCGCCCGCCGCGCCCCGGGACCCGCCTCCGCGCGGGCTCCCTCAGGGAGTGGAGCGAGTTCGAGGACGCCGTCGAGAGCAAGGACCTCTCCCGCGCGCTCCGCTTCCTGCAGTCCGTGGAGCCCGCGTCTTATCCGGAAGCGGCCAGGAATGCGGCTACGCAGGTGGCTCTCCCCCTGTCGCCGGGGCGGGACTGGGAGGTGCTGGACACCTGCATCGACGCAGATGACATGCGGCTCGTCGGCCGGGCGTACCAGTTCCTCTCCGACCGCGGGGTCCTCGCCAACTTCGGCAAGTGCAAGAACATAG TTCTGGAGGGACCGAGAGAAGTTACGCCGACAATTTTAAAGGAGATGACAGGCCTGGAAG CTGCAAAGCTTGCACCAAAGAAGTGGGGTCTCTCAGGAAATTCTCGTTATGTTCTGGCTACTTTTTTTGGCGGTGCATCTTTTCTACTAACCCAAGGAGTGGATGTACGGCCTAACTTGGCTGCGATATTGGCGTTAGCAACCGGAGATGCACTTTTTCTTGGTGGTACTTGTGCTGCACAAATCTCATGTTTCTGGCCTCCATACAAGCGCAGAGTCCTTGTACATGAAGCCGGACATCTTCTTACTG CTTATCTAATGGGCTGCCCCATACGAGGAGTCATCCTGGATCCTTTTGTGGCACTGCGGATGGGCATTCAAGGCCAG GCAGGAACACAGTTCTGGGACGCAAAAATGGAGAAAGAACTTGGTGAGGGTCATCTGTCTAGTACAGCATTTGACAG ATACTGCATGATTCTGTTTGCTGGAATCGCCGCAGAAGCACTTGTATACGGGGAGGCAGAAGGAGGAGAAAATGACGAGAATTTATTCAGGAGTTTGTGTGTTCTGCTCGATCCTCCGCTTTCTGTCGCACAG ATGGCAAATAGAGCTCGCTGGTCAGTGATGCAGTCTTACAACCTCCTGAAGTGGCACAAGAAAGCACATAGAGCTGCCGTCAAAGCACTTGAAAGCGGACATGGTCTCAGCATCGTCATTAGGAGGATCGAAGAAGCCATCGCCTCCGACAGATAG